A single region of the Bacteroides luhongzhouii genome encodes:
- a CDS encoding PKD-like domain-containing protein, whose amino-acid sequence MDKKILRLTLVIAVSLFWGTAFTGCSDEENTPAAYQLKKEDIRVSQPEGGFAVVIDQLLKVQVESESDEGISYVWLLDGTEIAQTKGLEYMFEEVGEYELTLRVSQGESRFDYPFTVTVTFENIEPAPEGATAYVTKVFDFVPAVGQFTNTLPVYKEGDTQEAMNEKVLAAIGNNKKGMISLGGFGGYVVVGFDHTITNVTGKRDFRVLGNAFYSAANPDSGAPEGGSCEPGVIMVAYDKNQNGRPDDDEWYEIAGSAHEDATLELWYDKAVAAGNDVKTYRNYEITYYRPEKEPTTAEEREMYIRWEDNQGKSGYKVKNTFHNQCYYPEWIKEDKVTFKGTCLPQNAVDESGQGSYFVLYKFRYGYADNELNSKDESAIDIDWAVNSKGQKVHLPGVDFIKIYTGVNQENGWLGECSTEISGVEDLHVLGVDIDTRK is encoded by the coding sequence ATGGACAAAAAGATTTTAAGACTAACATTAGTCATTGCAGTTTCTTTATTTTGGGGAACTGCATTTACAGGGTGTAGTGATGAAGAAAATACTCCGGCGGCTTATCAACTAAAGAAGGAGGATATTCGTGTATCACAACCGGAGGGTGGTTTTGCGGTTGTGATAGATCAACTACTAAAAGTGCAGGTTGAAAGTGAATCAGACGAAGGAATCTCTTATGTGTGGTTGTTGGATGGTACTGAAATTGCTCAGACGAAAGGCTTGGAGTATATGTTTGAAGAGGTGGGAGAATACGAATTGACATTACGTGTGTCACAGGGAGAGAGTCGTTTTGATTATCCCTTTACGGTTACAGTAACTTTTGAAAACATAGAACCAGCTCCTGAAGGAGCGACAGCTTATGTTACTAAAGTTTTTGATTTTGTTCCGGCTGTCGGACAATTTACTAATACATTGCCAGTATATAAAGAAGGTGATACACAGGAGGCTATGAATGAAAAAGTATTGGCAGCCATTGGCAATAATAAAAAAGGGATGATTTCGTTAGGGGGATTCGGAGGATATGTTGTAGTCGGTTTTGACCATACGATAACCAATGTTACCGGGAAACGTGATTTCCGGGTACTTGGCAATGCTTTTTATTCTGCGGCTAATCCAGACTCTGGCGCGCCAGAAGGAGGAAGTTGTGAACCGGGAGTTATCATGGTGGCTTATGATAAAAATCAGAATGGGAGACCGGATGATGATGAATGGTATGAAATTGCTGGTAGTGCTCATGAAGACGCTACATTAGAATTATGGTATGATAAGGCTGTCGCTGCCGGGAATGATGTGAAGACTTATCGAAATTATGAAATTACTTACTATCGGCCGGAAAAAGAACCGACAACTGCGGAAGAAAGAGAAATGTATATTCGCTGGGAAGATAACCAGGGAAAATCCGGATATAAAGTGAAGAATACATTTCATAATCAATGCTATTACCCGGAATGGATAAAGGAAGATAAAGTAACATTTAAGGGAACTTGTTTGCCTCAAAATGCTGTTGATGAGAGTGGACAAGGAAGTTATTTTGTTTTGTATAAATTCCGATATGGTTATGCTGATAATGAATTGAATAGTAAGGATGAATCTGCTATTGATATAGATTGGGCAGTAAATTCGAAAGGTCAAAAAGTACACCTGCCAGGAGTCGATTTCATAAAGATATATACTGGTGTCAATCAGGAAAACGGTTGGCTGGGTGAATGTTCCACTGAAATATCAGGGGTTGAGGATTTACATGTTTTAGGAGTTGATATTGATACTCGCAAATAA
- a CDS encoding DUF5074 domain-containing protein, translating into MIVNNILSRVLFGILASACLLACRGELPVLPSDEIEIGKDPLGGVHIKGMYLLNEGNMGSNKCTLDFYDSTTGKYHRNIYAERNPSVVKELGDVGNDLQIYGDKLYAVINCSNFIEVMDVETAQHLGQIDVVNCRYITFSNGKAYVSSYAGPVGIDPNARPGKVVEVDTTNLAITREVVVGYQPEEMVIKDGKLYVANSGGYRFPDYDRTVSVIDLKTFQVIKTIDVAINLHHMKLDRYGRIYVSSRGDYYGTGSDVFVIDTQTDRVTGSLGIAASEMCLSGDSIYMTSVEWSYVTESNTITYALYDVKQNKMVSRNFITDGTEAEIAIPYGVTVNPETKEIFVTDAKSYVVPGYLYCFSPEGKKRWKVRAGDIPAHFAFTTKTFQ; encoded by the coding sequence ATGATTGTGAATAATATTCTTTCACGCGTCTTGTTTGGAATATTAGCAAGTGCTTGTTTGCTGGCTTGTCGGGGGGAACTTCCGGTTTTACCTTCTGATGAGATAGAAATCGGCAAGGATCCTTTAGGGGGTGTTCATATTAAAGGAATGTATCTTCTCAATGAAGGAAATATGGGTAGTAATAAGTGTACACTTGATTTTTATGACAGTACTACCGGTAAGTATCATCGTAATATTTATGCTGAACGGAATCCATCTGTAGTGAAGGAACTGGGAGATGTTGGAAATGACTTGCAGATTTATGGAGACAAGTTGTATGCTGTAATCAATTGTTCCAATTTTATAGAGGTGATGGATGTGGAAACTGCACAACATTTGGGGCAAATAGATGTGGTTAATTGCCGTTATATCACTTTTAGTAATGGAAAGGCGTATGTCAGTTCGTATGCGGGACCTGTTGGGATAGATCCCAATGCACGTCCGGGAAAAGTGGTTGAAGTGGATACGACAAATTTAGCTATCACCCGTGAAGTGGTAGTCGGTTATCAACCGGAAGAGATGGTGATAAAGGATGGAAAACTTTATGTTGCCAATTCTGGCGGATATCGTTTCCCTGATTATGACCGGACTGTATCGGTTATTGATTTGAAGACTTTTCAGGTTATTAAAACAATTGATGTAGCTATTAATCTTCACCATATGAAGTTGGATCGTTATGGACGTATATATGTTAGCTCGCGAGGGGATTATTATGGAACCGGATCAGATGTCTTTGTTATAGATACTCAAACGGATCGTGTGACGGGAAGCTTGGGTATTGCCGCGAGTGAAATGTGTTTGAGTGGGGACTCTATTTATATGACTAGTGTAGAATGGAGTTACGTTACAGAAAGTAATACAATTACTTATGCTCTCTATGACGTGAAACAAAATAAAATGGTCTCTCGCAATTTTATAACCGATGGAACAGAGGCGGAAATAGCAATTCCGTATGGGGTGACTGTGAACCCGGAGACGAAAGAAATATTTGTAACAGATGCAAAAAGTTATGTCGTGCCTGGTTATCTCTATTGTTTTAGTCCTGAAGGAAAGAAAAGATGGAAAGTCAGGGCAGGCGATATACCGGCTCATTTTGCTTTTACAACGAAAACATTTCAATAA
- a CDS encoding TonB-dependent receptor translates to MFRQIHFRVFWIGCFLSMFLLLSAQSKLDSLHHLHEVVITAKINKEVIPVQSLSGDKLEKLAVHSVADAIRYFSGVQVKDYGGIGGLKTVNIRSMGTNHVGVFYDGIELGNAQNGVIDLGRFSLDNMEAVTLYNGQKSAIFQPAKDFGSAGSIYLQSRTPVFQANKAYHVKAAFKTGSFGVVNPSLLWEQKLSENVSASLSTEYMYTTGKYKFTYAVAGGYDTTAVRRNGDVNALRTEGGLYGKIKGGYWRTKAYFYNSERGYPGAVVRNRFSHEDRQWDTNFFLQSSFKKDFGEAYSLLLNTKYAYDYLHYLADPRKEEATMYVNNTYRQQEVYLSMANRVTILPFWDINLSVDYQWNKLNANLTDFPYPRRNTTLVAAATSLHFDRFKFQASVLGTFVHENVASDTTSAGNKMEFTPTAIASYKPFKNIDFNLRTFYKRIFRMPTLNDLYYTFIGNIKLKPEYTNQYNIGFTYQKLFTETWLQALNVQLDAYYNEVENKIIATPTNNFFRWTMINLGLVEIKGVDVVLQGAWKLGDNWTFDSRLSYTYQKAQDFTDKLDEDTYGGQISYIPWHSGSAILNAEYKSWELNYSFIYTGERYDVSANTPDNYRLPWYTSDLSIAKKFNWKKNDFKLTLEVNNIFNQQYEVVRSYPMPGTNFKFILNLTI, encoded by the coding sequence ATGTTCAGGCAGATTCATTTTAGAGTATTTTGGATAGGATGCTTTTTGAGCATGTTTTTATTACTATCAGCACAAAGTAAACTGGATAGCTTACACCATCTTCATGAAGTAGTAATTACTGCTAAAATTAATAAGGAAGTGATTCCGGTGCAGTCTTTATCTGGTGATAAGTTAGAAAAATTAGCCGTACATTCGGTTGCAGATGCCATACGCTATTTTTCGGGAGTACAAGTAAAAGATTACGGTGGAATAGGAGGATTGAAGACCGTAAATATCCGAAGTATGGGGACGAATCATGTCGGAGTGTTCTATGATGGCATTGAATTGGGGAATGCACAGAATGGAGTGATTGATTTGGGACGCTTTTCTTTGGATAATATGGAGGCCGTTACTTTATATAATGGGCAGAAAAGTGCTATTTTCCAGCCAGCGAAAGATTTCGGTTCTGCCGGTTCTATTTATCTTCAGTCGAGAACGCCTGTTTTTCAGGCGAATAAGGCTTATCATGTAAAAGCTGCTTTTAAAACAGGCTCCTTTGGCGTTGTCAATCCATCTCTACTTTGGGAACAGAAACTAAGTGAGAATGTAAGTGCGTCACTTAGTACTGAATATATGTATACCACCGGAAAGTATAAATTTACTTATGCGGTAGCTGGGGGGTACGATACTACGGCAGTCCGCCGTAATGGCGATGTGAATGCTTTACGCACGGAAGGTGGTTTATATGGTAAAATAAAAGGCGGTTACTGGCGCACAAAAGCTTATTTTTATAATTCAGAACGTGGGTATCCTGGTGCTGTTGTGCGGAATCGTTTTTCACATGAAGATCGCCAATGGGATACCAATTTCTTTCTTCAGTCTTCTTTCAAGAAAGATTTTGGTGAAGCATATAGTCTGTTGTTGAATACCAAATATGCATATGATTATTTACACTATTTGGCAGATCCCAGAAAAGAGGAGGCTACTATGTATGTAAATAATACATATCGTCAACAGGAGGTTTACTTGTCAATGGCTAATAGAGTCACTATTCTTCCTTTTTGGGATATAAATCTTTCAGTGGACTACCAGTGGAATAAGTTGAATGCCAATCTGACTGATTTCCCTTATCCACGGCGAAATACGACGTTGGTGGCGGCGGCTACCTCTTTACATTTTGATCGTTTTAAGTTTCAGGCCAGTGTCTTGGGAACTTTCGTGCATGAGAACGTTGCTTCGGATACTACTTCAGCTGGGAATAAAATGGAATTTACTCCTACCGCCATCGCTTCCTATAAACCTTTCAAGAATATTGATTTTAATTTGCGTACCTTTTATAAGCGGATATTTCGTATGCCGACTTTAAATGATTTGTATTATACATTCATAGGAAATATAAAATTAAAACCAGAATATACAAATCAGTATAATATTGGATTCACTTATCAGAAGTTATTTACTGAAACATGGTTGCAAGCCTTGAATGTTCAGTTGGATGCATATTATAATGAAGTGGAAAATAAAATAATAGCTACTCCTACCAATAATTTCTTTCGTTGGACAATGATTAATTTGGGGCTTGTTGAAATTAAAGGAGTGGATGTTGTTTTACAAGGAGCCTGGAAATTAGGTGATAATTGGACCTTTGACAGCCGCTTATCATATACTTATCAGAAAGCACAGGATTTTACTGATAAGTTGGATGAGGATACATATGGAGGACAAATATCGTATATACCTTGGCATAGTGGCTCGGCTATACTAAATGCTGAATACAAATCATGGGAACTGAACTATAGTTTTATATATACAGGTGAGCGTTATGATGTTTCGGCTAATACTCCGGATAATTATCGTCTTCCTTGGTATACAAGTGACTTGTCTATAGCGAAGAAATTCAATTGGAAAAAGAATGATTTTAAGTTGACTTTGGAAGTCAATAATATTTTTAATCAACAATATGAAGTGGTGAGGTCTTATCCGATGCCAGGAACTAACTTTAAATTCATTTTAAACTTAACTATATGA
- a CDS encoding ABC transporter substrate-binding protein: MKSPISTIALLCLFFLASCISRNKTSLEAFSQDIYTPEYASGFKILGADNAASTLIQVSNPWQGAQDVKMSYFISRNGEQAPAGFNGPVIPAGARNIVCMSSSYIAMLDALGELKRIVGVSGINYVSNPCILAHKDSIKDMGAEMNYELLLGLKPDVVLLYGIGDAQTAVTDKLKELAIPYIYMGEYLEESPLGKAEWMVVLSELIDNRKKGIEVFREIPKRYHALKALTDSISQHPTVMFNTPWNDSWVMPSTQSYMAQLVADAGADYIYKENNSNSSTPIGLETAYGLIQKADYWINVGSVTTLDELKAVNPKFADAKAVREKTVYNNNLRLTSTGGNDYWESAVVRPDVVLRDLIHIFHPELVYDSPYYYRHLK; the protein is encoded by the coding sequence GTGAAATCTCCAATCTCAACTATCGCTTTACTATGCCTCTTCTTTTTGGCAAGCTGTATATCCCGTAATAAAACATCTCTGGAAGCATTCAGCCAGGATATATATACTCCCGAATATGCTTCCGGATTTAAAATACTGGGGGCAGATAATGCAGCCAGTACACTGATTCAAGTCTCCAATCCGTGGCAAGGAGCACAAGACGTGAAAATGTCCTATTTCATTTCGCGCAATGGAGAGCAAGCACCTGCAGGCTTTAATGGTCCCGTCATTCCTGCCGGAGCCAGAAATATCGTATGTATGTCTTCTTCCTATATCGCCATGCTTGATGCACTGGGAGAACTCAAACGTATTGTCGGAGTATCCGGCATCAATTACGTGTCTAATCCCTGCATTCTCGCCCACAAAGATTCAATCAAAGATATGGGAGCGGAAATGAATTACGAGTTGTTGCTGGGATTAAAACCGGACGTCGTACTATTATATGGTATTGGTGATGCTCAAACAGCTGTTACAGATAAACTGAAAGAATTAGCCATACCTTATATATATATGGGAGAATATCTGGAAGAATCTCCACTAGGAAAAGCCGAGTGGATGGTTGTTCTTTCCGAATTGATTGACAACCGGAAGAAAGGGATTGAAGTGTTCCGGGAAATTCCGAAACGCTACCATGCTTTAAAAGCTCTTACCGACTCCATCAGCCAACACCCTACCGTCATGTTCAACACTCCGTGGAACGACAGTTGGGTAATGCCTTCCACCCAAAGCTACATGGCACAGTTGGTTGCAGACGCTGGTGCAGATTATATCTATAAGGAAAATAATTCCAACAGTTCAACTCCTATCGGCTTGGAAACAGCCTACGGACTGATACAAAAGGCAGATTATTGGATCAATGTAGGTTCGGTCACCACATTAGACGAATTAAAAGCTGTGAATCCTAAATTTGCAGATGCTAAAGCCGTCCGGGAAAAGACAGTCTACAACAATAACTTGCGACTGACATCAACAGGAGGCAATGACTATTGGGAATCGGCAGTTGTTCGTCCTGATGTGGTGTTACGTGATCTGATTCATATTTTCCATCCGGAACTCGTTTACGATTCACCTTATTATTACAGACACCTGAAATGA